The DNA segment TACGAAATGGTGTATCACGAAGAGTGGATGTTTGACCCGTTGTGCTGGCGCTGGTCGAAGTTTCTCCGCCGGGATACTCCCTATACTGCTGCGACTAATCTCGAAATCACTGAGCGCGATCATTCCGGTAGGGTATTTTCACGCCACCGAAGATTGGTTGAGGAAATGCACTACTCAACAATTCTGTCGCGTAAATCGATTGAAAACCTAGGACGGAAACCAAAGCGGAGAGCTCGTCATTAGCTACAGCTATCAATGCGAGTATGTGCCCGTTGCCGTTGGCTTCTCGCTTGATGCGACCTCTATCTGCTCTCCAGCTGGTTTTCTTGCTTCGAGCGCAGCAAGTCCATCGTAGATCGTACGAACTTCTTCGCTAGTCCTATGCGGATAGACCGCCTGGACCGTTGTATCGTTATAGACCGCTAGACAGAGTAGCGGTAGTGTGGTGTAGGTGCCATCTTCGGTGTTGCCATCATCACTTGATTTGGTGTCAGAGCGCCCAAAAGCGGGACTAAGGGTACAATTATGGATATCTTCCCATTGTTCGAACTCGGAGAGTAGTTTTCGTGTTCCGGTGGGATCTCGATCGTTCGAAACGGACATCCCCATTGACGATCCCCAAGTGTCAATATCAAGGTCAGCGATTATTCCTTCCGTCTTGAACTCTTGAAGCTGGTCGATAACGTCGGAGTGGATTGGACTGATTCCTCTAGGGACGAGTGTTCGCAGCCGTACGACAGCACGAGGCACAGTAGCGGTCATGATCTTAGCTCGCTTATCGAGTGGTTCTGACAGCTGTATCTGCCCTCGGACTGGGTGACGAGATCCGCGGCGATGAGTGTATTTAAGATTGGGTACAGCGTCAGCTTTTCAACATTGAGCGCTACGTGGAGTTCGTCGATCGTTGTTGACTCACTGCTCGATAAGTACACGTACACGAGCTTTGAGGTACTTGAGTCCAAACTAGGTGGTACTGGCTCGACAGTCGCTTCGGACTGGTCGGAAATGGGCTGTTGGGAATTCATGACGTTGGAATTTGAGTGGCGTTGTACAGGCTGGTTCGACGGGGTTGGGTCCTACCCCCGTCTCGACTATACTCTTGAGCGATGATCACTTAGAATCTTATAATATCCAACATTATTGGGATAGAGCAGTCAGCTACGCTCCGGAGAGAGCAATAGCGTTTGGAAGACACTGTAATGCCCTTTTTCAGTACGGTGGTTGTAACGGACGACTCTGAACTACTCAACCTAGCAAATTCTCATGGTCAGCTCCTCACAGGCATCGTTTGACCTTATCGGCGTCTATACGCTCAGGACTCTTCAACAACGGCGTGCCCTTCTTCGGTCAGCGTGTAGAGTGTCGCTGGAATCCCTGTTTCATGTTCGCCAACGTACTGGGTTCCCACAGGCGTGATGAGATTCCACGAGTCAAGAATTGAGAGCTGATAGTGCTTACTTCCGTCTGGGATCTCGGCATGGTCTCGGATTTCACTTGAGCGCAGTTCGTCATGTTCAGCAAGCACTTCGAGAATCCGATAGCGATCGTCTGTCAGCGCAGCCTGGAGTTCTTCATCGGTCGTCGGTTTTTGCATACTGATCTACTTGAAGACGGTGTAGTTCGATTCTAGTCAGTTGCTGCAGATAAGGGACGGCGATATAATTAGTATTTCCTCTTTAATCGTGTATGTAGTCAGCTACTCAAGTAAAAGTGAAGCGGACAGCGGTTCAACTATCACTATCAGGAGATTTTGTTCGACGAAGTACAGCATCTCTGAGACTAATCCTGCTTCTTATCATCGGTGCTGAGAGAAGCTAGCTAGTCCAGTGAGTGGTGGAAACCATCGATTTAGCAGGACAACCAATGGAGCCAGAGTGAGAGTAGTTGGTTGAGCTTAGTACTGCTCGCGGTGGAGGACATCGCTGACATCGCGCCGGGGAAGACGATCGGGCTCGTCGCCACCGCTCGGACCAACTGCGATGAGCATGACTGGTATCTTGTCCTCAGGGAGTCCAAGGAACTCGGCGAGACCGTCGGTATCGAACCCAATCATGGGTGTGGCCGTGAGTCCACGAGCGTGTGCAGAGAGCAGAAGGTTTTCAGCGGCTAAGCTCGCATTCCGGATACCGTAGTCACGGCCCATACGGTCGTCGGCGTACATTCCGACGGTCTGGTCTTTGGTCTGGTTGGCTGCCTCCTCGTCCATGCGCCCAGCCTCAAACCACTCGTTGAACACCCGATCTGCTGTCTCAGGTGCAGTATGACCCACGACGAGAATAGCTGTCCCTGCTTCTCGGATGTGCTCTTGGCCATAGGCAAGCTCAACAACCTTATCGATTCGGTCGGCTTCCTGAACAGCAACAAATTCCCATGGTTGAAGATTATACGAAGAGGGAGCGAGCGTGGCATCCCTGATTAATTCCTCAAGTGTCTGCTCATCAAGATCAGTATCGGAGTCAAAATTGTGCCCTGATCGTCGCGTCCGGATGGCTTCGAGTGTCGCTGGGAACGTTGCGTCAGCTGCACTATTTCGTTGATCATTATCGGTACTACCTTCGTCAGTTTCGGTCTGAGATTGCACTCTATTCGATAGTTTGACTCTAAGGGAATATATGCTCGCTAACACTCTCGACACGTGGTTACACTGGTGTTATGAGCGAATGGAATTCTTCGGCTATCCAGATCGTGAAGCCAGCATCCTTTCCAGCTGACTCAGTGAGCCGCTTGCCAGGATGATTATGATCCGTCGCTTGATGCTGGTTTTCGATCATGACGGGCGACCGGTGTTCATTACAATGCCAACGATAT comes from the Halalkalicoccus subterraneus genome and includes:
- a CDS encoding nitroreductase family protein; the protein is MQSQTETDEGSTDNDQRNSAADATFPATLEAIRTRRSGHNFDSDTDLDEQTLEELIRDATLAPSSYNLQPWEFVAVQEADRIDKVVELAYGQEHIREAGTAILVVGHTAPETADRVFNEWFEAGRMDEEAANQTKDQTVGMYADDRMGRDYGIRNASLAAENLLLSAHARGLTATPMIGFDTDGLAEFLGLPEDKIPVMLIAVGPSGGDEPDRLPRRDVSDVLHREQY
- a CDS encoding HTH domain-containing protein — protein: MTATVPRAVVRLRTLVPRGISPIHSDVIDQLQEFKTEGIIADLDIDTWGSSMGMSVSNDRDPTGTRKLLSEFEQWEDIHNCTLSPAFGRSDTKSSDDGNTEDGTYTTLPLLCLAVYNDTTVQAVYPHRTSEEVRTIYDGLAALEARKPAGEQIEVASSEKPTATGTYSH
- a CDS encoding C2 domain-containing protein: MQKPTTDEELQAALTDDRYRILEVLAEHDELRSSEIRDHAEIPDGSKHYQLSILDSWNLITPVGTQYVGEHETGIPATLYTLTEEGHAVVEES